In Mycobacteriales bacterium, the DNA window GCCCGCGACGTCGTCTCGATCCGACTCCCCGCAGCCGGTGCCTACCTGTCCGTCCTGCGGACGGCGACCGCTGGCCTCGCCGCCCGCCTCGACTTCACCCTCGACGAGATCGAGGACCTGCGCATCGCCGTCGACGAGGCGTGCGCGATGCTGCTCAGCCAGGCCGTCGCCGGCGCCGACATCGAGTGCGACTTCGAGCTCGACGGCGACTCGATGCGCGTGTCGGTGAGCGTCCTCACCTCCGACGGCACGGAGCCGTCGCGCGACACGTTCGCCTGGACCGTGCTGTCTGCACTCGCCGGCGAGGTCGACAGCTCCGCCGACGTCGACAAGCGGGTCACGATCCGGCTGGTGAAGCGCCGCCAGGAGGCAGGGGGCGCGTGAGCTCGCCGCAACCCATCGAGGAGAAGCACGACGTGGCGACGGTGGAGCAGCCGGCCACGTCGGCGGAGCAGGCCTCCGACAAGCCGACACGCAGCGAGCGGCAGAGCCACGACCGCGAGCGCGCTCGGGCGTTGTTCCACCAGCTGGCCGACCTGCCCGACGACGACCCGACCCGCAGCCGGGTGCGCGACGAGCTGGTCGAGATGCACCTGCCGCTGGTCGAGTACCTCGCCCGCCGGTTCCGCAACCGCGGGGAGCCGCTCGACGACCTGGTGCAGGTCGCCACGATCGGCCTGATCAAGTCGGTCGACCGGTTCGACCTCGAACGCGGGGTCGAGTTCTCGACCTACGCCACCCCGACCATCGTCGGTGAGATCAAGCGGCACTTCCGCGACAAGGGCTGGGCGATCCGCGTCCCCCGCCGGCTGCAGGAGCTGAAGCTCCTCATCACCAAGGCGACCAGCGAGCTGTCGCAGCGCCAGGGTCGCTCCCCGACCGTCAGCGAGCTCGCGCAGCACCTCGGTATGAGCGAGGAAGACGTCCTCGAGGGCCTCGGCTCCGCCAACGCCTACTCGGCCGTGTCGCTCGACGCCCCCGACAGCGGCGACGACGACTCCCCCGCGGTCGCCGACAGCCTCGGTGTCGTCGACGAGTCACTCGAGGGCGTCGAGTACCGCGAGTCGCTCAAGCCACTGCTGGAGAAGCTTCCGCCACGGGAGAAGAAGATCCTGCTGCTTCGGTTCTTCGGCAACATGACCCAGTCGCAGATCGCCGCCGAGCTCGGCATCTCCCAGATGCACGTGTCCCGGCTGCTCGCCCGCACTCTCGCCCAGCTGCGCGAAGGCCTGCTCGTAGACGAGTAAGGGGCGACTCGCTACTCCCAGGGGGCGCGCGCCTGCGGCGACCCCAGCAGCAGGAGCAGCACGATCGCCGGGACCGCGACCACCACAGCGCCGTACGCCGTCAGGCCGACCTGCAGCAGCGACACGCCTACGGGCACCGCCAGCAGCTGCGTCAGCACGGCCGGGCTGCGCGCCCAGCGGCGAAGTCCGGCGAGCCCGCGCGCGACCCACAGCAACCCCGCACCGGTGGCGGCGGTCAGCGCGGCTTCCACCTCGGTCAGCGCCAGGCTGGTGTCGACGTGGCGCCACAGCGGGGCGATCGCGACGTAGAAGCCGCCGACGAGCACGCCCACGCCCTCGGCCGCGAGCAGCACGACCACCGTGCGCAACGGGGTGGGGAGCTCGGCGAGGCGGGGCACGTTGATCGACACTAGCGGGGCCCATCCGGCCGATAGGGTGTGCCTTCATGCGCGCGCTCCTCGTCGCCAACCCCAAAGCCACCGCCACCACCGCTCGGGGCCGGGACGTGCTCTTCCGCGCGCTGGGCAGCGAGCTGAAGGTCGATGTCGCCGAGACGCAGCGGCGCGGCCACGCGATCGAGCTGGGCCGCCAGGCCACCGCCGACGGCATCGACATCGTCGTCGCGCTCGGCGGCGACGGGACGGTCAACGAGGTCATCAACGGCATGCTCGCCGCGGGACCCGGCCAGCAGGTCCCGATGCTCGCCGTCGTCCCGGGTGGCAGCACCAACGTGTTCAGCCGTGCGCTCGGCGTCTCCCGCAACCCGGTCGAGGCGACCAGCGAGCTGCTCGACGCGCTGCGCGGCGGACGCAGCCGGCTGCTGTCGCTGGGTCGTGCCGACGAGCGCTGGTTCACGTTCACCGCCGGCCTCGGCCTCGACGCGCAGGCGATCCGCACCGTCGAGCGCAAGCGGCTGGCCGGCCGGCGGGCGACGCCGACGATGTTCGTCAATGCCGCCCTCAGCGAGTACCTGCTGCGCAGTGACCGCCGCCGACCGACGATCACCCTGACCCGACCCGGCCGACCCGATGTGCCGCACCTCTACCTCGGCATCGTCACCAACACCGTGCCGTGGACCTACTTCTTCGACCGGCCGGTGCACGTCACCCCCAAGGCGACGTTCGAGACGGGGCTGGACCTGTTCGCGATGCGCCGGCTCGGGCTGCTGCCCACGACCCGCGCCGCGCTGGGCATGCTCCACGCGGCCGGGCACGGTCCGCGGGGCCGCGCGGTGCTGCAGGAGCACGACCTGCACGACTTCACGCTGAGCGCGACCCGGCCCCTCGCCTTCCAGGTCGACGGCGACTACCTCGGTGAGCGCGAGTGCGTCCACTTCACCGCCCACCGCGACGCATTACGCGTCGTCGTGTGACCAATCCGACAGGCTCAGAGCGGATACATGGGCTGACGGTGCTTGCGAAGCGACGCCACTCCGCCATAAGTTCGTGACCGTACGGCGGACAACGCCGTAGCAGACCGGCGGAGATCGTGAAAAACTTCACGATCTTCGTTGCGGAGAAGACAGCTGCGGGGACACTCGCCCCGACGACACGAGGAGAACGCCACCATGGACTGGCGCGACCACGCCGCCTGCCTCGACGAGGACCCGGAGCTGTTCTTCCCGATCGGCAACACCGGCCCCGCGCTGGTGCAGGTCGCCGAGGCCAAGGCGATCTGCCGTCGTTGTGACGTGCTGCAGGAGTGCCTCGACTGGGCCGTGAGCAGCGGCCAGGACGCCGGCGTGTGGGGCGGCATGTCCGAGGACGAGCGCCGCGCGTTCAAGCGCCGCGCCACCCGGGCCGCTCGCACCGGCGCCTGACGCCGATACCGCACCGCCGGGCGCGTCCCGCGCGCATACTCGACGCATGGCCGAGCGCTACATCCGCCCGCCGATCGTCGGTGCCGAGCCGCGATCGGACCGGCTGGCGGTCTGGCGGTTCCGGTTGCTGCTGCTGCTCGTCGTGATCGCACTCGCGATCGTCGTCGTCGAGGTCATCCAGCTCGCGGGTGCCGGCAACACCGAGCAGAGCCCGAGCCTGACCGGCGGCCTCGGCCTCTTCGGCTAACCGGCGATCGGCAGCGGCAGGTCGAGCGCCGCCCGCGTGCCTCCGGCCTCGGCCGTCTCGAGCGTCAGCGTCCCGCCCAGCTCGCCCTCGACGAGCGTGCGCACGATCTGCAGCCCGAGCCGGTCCGACGTGTCGACGGAGAACCCGGCCGGCAGGCCGATGCCGTCGTCGGTGACCTGCACCGACAACCGGCCGCCCCGCTGTCGCGCCTCCACCCGCACCTGCCCGGCGTGACCGTCGAACGCGTGCTCCACGGCGTTCTGCAACAGCTCGGTGAGGACCATCGCGAGCGGTGTGGCCACCTCGGCCGGCAGCACGCCGAACGACCCCTCCCGGTGCGCCAGCACCCGACGGTCCGGCGGCGCCATCTCGGTGACCATGCCGACGACCCGGTCGGCGATCGCGTCGAAGTCGACCGCCTCGTCGAGGGTCGCCGACAAGGTCTCGTGCACGAGCGCGATCGAGGTGACCCGGCGCATCGACTCCTCGAGCGCGAGCCGCGCCTCGGGCGAGGCCAGCC includes these proteins:
- a CDS encoding anti-sigma regulatory factor yields the protein MSDDSGAARPASANGGGSAGATAHGVDARDVVSIRLPAAGAYLSVLRTATAGLAARLDFTLDEIEDLRIAVDEACAMLLSQAVAGADIECDFELDGDSMRVSVSVLTSDGTEPSRDTFAWTVLSALAGEVDSSADVDKRVTIRLVKRRQEAGGA
- a CDS encoding RNA polymerase sigma factor SigF, giving the protein MSSPQPIEEKHDVATVEQPATSAEQASDKPTRSERQSHDRERARALFHQLADLPDDDPTRSRVRDELVEMHLPLVEYLARRFRNRGEPLDDLVQVATIGLIKSVDRFDLERGVEFSTYATPTIVGEIKRHFRDKGWAIRVPRRLQELKLLITKATSELSQRQGRSPTVSELAQHLGMSEEDVLEGLGSANAYSAVSLDAPDSGDDDSPAVADSLGVVDESLEGVEYRESLKPLLEKLPPREKKILLLRFFGNMTQSQIAAELGISQMHVSRLLARTLAQLREGLLVDE
- a CDS encoding diacylglycerol kinase family protein, producing the protein MRALLVANPKATATTARGRDVLFRALGSELKVDVAETQRRGHAIELGRQATADGIDIVVALGGDGTVNEVINGMLAAGPGQQVPMLAVVPGGSTNVFSRALGVSRNPVEATSELLDALRGGRSRLLSLGRADERWFTFTAGLGLDAQAIRTVERKRLAGRRATPTMFVNAALSEYLLRSDRRRPTITLTRPGRPDVPHLYLGIVTNTVPWTYFFDRPVHVTPKATFETGLDLFAMRRLGLLPTTRAALGMLHAAGHGPRGRAVLQEHDLHDFTLSATRPLAFQVDGDYLGERECVHFTAHRDALRVVV
- a CDS encoding WhiB family transcriptional regulator → MDWRDHAACLDEDPELFFPIGNTGPALVQVAEAKAICRRCDVLQECLDWAVSSGQDAGVWGGMSEDERRAFKRRATRAARTGA